A window of Hippoglossus stenolepis isolate QCI-W04-F060 chromosome 16, HSTE1.2, whole genome shotgun sequence contains these coding sequences:
- the pdgfbb gene encoding uncharacterized protein pdgfbb, giving the protein MSAWVQLVLLAACLRFGVAEGEPLPAALVELVRNSPISSIEDLQLLLLSDSVDEEDGTSAVSGGHRLPRSLGAQPAQQALCKVRTEVVEVTRAMLDRSNANFMLWPPCVEVQRCSGCCNTKSLHCVPVVTHTRYLQVMKIEYINKRPTYTKAVVSVVDHVECRCQPVPRAPAPRKKSSRRQHSHQHRNQTLSQEHGQVKTQSKDELHQWDELKQNQRARLEELLEQHWSPRGDTFTQPGEGYSLAGDDTSRSTGEAVLLVPHWTHNSSRLHGTEENPENVEKEHGRVAEGNKTVSSVDNVGVEVKNKSVEGGSRSLLNSTEGKVNEGNGSRDKGTQTQVPLLQEDKSKFTKNHSGGVSQPVTENPRVKLSPTEGTNSERRGNRLRPTKEPNPEPRELARRRDNETPEEERILQIEEAKLEEERKELLLLHMRLDQEKEILRQQQMRREDEERQREKGTDSRHHLSGKHQHHLQTTTQKPETTTSTTTTRQPSAPAGPRPPARPNHTKRRMRKNRKRISKAAMRAMLM; this is encoded by the exons ATGAGCGCGTGGGTACAGCTCGTGTTGCTGGCGGCGTGTCTGCGGTTCGGAGTGGCCGAG ggggAGCCTCTGCCTGCAGCCCTGGTGGAGCTGGTTAGAAACAGCCCCATCTCGTCCATAGAGgacctccagctgctgctgctctctgactcCGTAG ATGAGGAGGACGGGACCTCTGCAGTCAGCGGAGGTCACAGACTACCAAGGAGCCTCG GTGCCCAGCCGGCCCAGCAGGCTCTGTGTAAAGTACGCACAGAGGTGGTTGAGGTTACCAGGGCCATGTTGGATCGTAGCAATGCTAACTTCATGTTATGGCCACCCTGCGTCGAGGTGCAGCGCTGCTCCGGCTGCTGCAACACCAAGAGCCTGCACTGTGTCCCTGTCGTCACGCACACCAGATACTTGCAG gtgatgAAGATCGAATACATTAATAAAAGACCCACTTACACCAAAGCGGTGGTGTCCGTGGTGGATCATGTGGAGTGCCGGTGTCAGCCCGTGCCTCGTGCCCCAGCGCCCAGGAAAAAATCATCGCGCAGGCAACACAGCCACCAACATCGGAACCAGACACTCAGCCAAGAACACGGACAG gtcaagactCAGTCCAAGGATGAGCTGCATCAGTGGGACGAGCTGAAGCAGAACCAGAGGgcccgtctggaggagctgctggagcagcACTGGAGCCCCAGAGGAGACACCTTCACTCAGCCTGGAGAAGGCTACAGTCTGGCTGGGGACGACACGTCTCGGTCCACTGGAGAGGCGGTTCTCTTGGTTCCACACTGGACTCATAACTCCAGCAGGCTCCACGGGACAGAAGAGAACCCGGAGAACGTGGAGAAGGAGCATGGTCGGGTCGCAGAAGGCAACAAGACAGTTTCCTCAGTGGATAACGTTGGTGTTGAGGTAAAGAACAAGTCGGTAGAAGGTGGGAGTAGGTCACTGCTCAACAGCACTGAGGGAAAAGTTAACGAGGGAAACGGGAGCAGAGACAAAGGCACACAAACGCAAGTCCCATTATTGCAAGAAGACAAATCCAAATTTACAAAGAATCACAGTGGAGGTGTCTCACAACCTGTTACCGAAAATCCTCGAGTCAAACTCAGTCCGACTGAGGGAACCAATAGCGAGAGACGTGGGAACAGGCTGAGGCCGACGAAGGAGCCAAATCCGGAGCCTCGAGAGCTGGCGAGGCGGAGAGACAACGAGACTCCGGAGGAAGAGAGGATATTGCAGATTGAAGAGGCAaaactggaggaggagaggaaagagcttcttctcctccacatgAGGTTGGACCAGGAGAAGGAGATCCTGAGACAGCAGCAGATGAGGcgagaggacgaggagaggcagagagaaaaggggacaGACAGTCGACATCACCTGAGTGGTaaacatcagcatcatctgcaaacaacaacacagaaaccag AGACGACAACGTCTACGACCACCACACGACAGCCCTCCGCTCCAGCAGGCCCCAGACCTCCAGCTCGTCCAAACCacacaaagaggaggatgaggaagaatcGCAAACGCATCAGCAAGGCAGCTATGAGAGCGATGCTAATGTAG